A single window of Entomoplasma ellychniae DNA harbors:
- the pgsA gene encoding CDP-diacylglycerol--glycerol-3-phosphate 3-phosphatidyltransferase codes for MFKKSNIPNFLTMLRIFLGLVVIILLSILIIFKKDVESRGSFKIDHFLLAAGIVFIAASVTDFLDGYIARKYSYVSEFGKFFDPIADKVLINATLILFIPLGLIPFWITLILILRDTVVDFIRMILSSKQITLSAGILGKLKTVFQMVGLSILFFLAYFVNFQGIETNDIETKDIIIKQVILIPMYIATAFSLISGVTYFIKAKSQLF; via the coding sequence ATGTTTAAAAAAAGTAATATACCAAATTTTTTAACTATGTTAAGGATTTTTTTAGGATTAGTTGTAATTATTTTATTATCAATTTTAATAATCTTTAAAAAAGATGTAGAAAGTCGCGGTTCATTCAAGATTGATCACTTTTTACTAGCTGCTGGAATTGTGTTTATAGCAGCCAGTGTCACTGATTTTTTAGACGGATACATAGCAAGAAAATATAGTTATGTTTCTGAATTTGGAAAATTTTTTGACCCAATTGCAGATAAAGTACTAATTAATGCAACATTAATTTTATTTATTCCTTTAGGATTAATCCCTTTTTGAATAACATTAATTTTAATATTAAGAGATACTGTTGTTGATTTTATAAGAATGATTTTGAGTTCTAAACAAATAACATTATCTGCAGGAATACTAGGTAAATTAAAAACTGTATTTCAAATGGTTGGCTTATCAATATTGTTTTTTCTAGCATACTTTGTAAATTTTCAAGGTATTGAAACAAATGACATTGAAACAAAAGATATAATAATTAAACAAGTTATTTTAATTCCGATGTATATAGCAACTGCATTTAGTTTAATTAGTGGAGTTACTTACTTTATAAAAGCAAAGTCACAACTTTTTTAA
- a CDS encoding APC family permease, with protein MFKKVDKNSKCYEFWSLFLLIIGICVGSGIYLKNKELIEQTKNPLISVILWLVIGFICVISFVTFIEIARSTIDGGNGTTSNWSRIFISRKVASLYSIFYIFIYMPSYQAIFVAATITYFLEMVGAKLLPYQLLLIFLIIGASLYIMGVILNLKASKFSKSLQLWSLLIRYIPLIVAFFAGFILAIFSKNNWNLNSTGDATTWNMFAGFGAILFSFDGYTFAANKQKNIKNKEVVGKAIIMGLIFISIFYFLMAISLFMGGDGSIQSVLIRVISLGEPKKDSAATKVATVITLGIMTTIYLLNVNMFTHFGITSMVSDHNMKLVYMPNVKNKIKFAAIFQSTVSYLFFAALVICAVLVSNGDYQGITSKTANNSLAMTYIGQMASVAVVLQFWLLTSLIVAAMVNRFTKKIDLEKQKGFWPCSIISLIAFTIVDIFGLLVFLVPDLIKSRELKTNWVESGGLIFTMIFITSILFVVIMWLVQEEIFKIKPFKNSFEDLVDKNMKVNNWEN; from the coding sequence ATGTTTAAAAAAGTTGACAAAAATTCTAAATGTTATGAATTTTGAAGTTTATTCTTATTAATAATAGGAATTTGCGTAGGGAGTGGTATTTACCTTAAAAATAAAGAATTAATAGAACAGACAAAAAACCCATTAATATCAGTTATTTTATGACTAGTAATAGGTTTTATTTGTGTTATATCATTTGTAACATTTATAGAAATTGCTAGATCTACTATAGACGGTGGAAACGGAACAACAAGTAATTGATCTAGAATTTTTATAAGTAGAAAAGTTGCATCTTTGTATTCAATATTTTATATATTTATATATATGCCTTCATATCAAGCAATATTTGTAGCAGCAACGATAACATATTTTTTAGAAATGGTGGGAGCTAAATTACTGCCATATCAATTATTATTAATATTTTTGATAATTGGTGCAAGTCTATATATCATGGGTGTTATATTAAATTTGAAAGCAAGTAAGTTTTCAAAATCACTTCAACTTTGAAGCTTACTAATAAGATACATACCACTTATAGTAGCTTTTTTTGCTGGTTTTATTCTAGCGATTTTTAGTAAAAATAATTGAAATTTAAATTCTACTGGTGATGCAACAACATGAAATATGTTTGCTGGTTTTGGAGCAATTTTATTCTCATTTGATGGATATACATTTGCAGCTAATAAACAAAAAAATATTAAAAATAAAGAAGTAGTTGGAAAAGCAATAATCATGGGTTTAATTTTTATTTCAATTTTTTACTTTTTAATGGCAATATCACTTTTTATGGGTGGTGATGGAAGTATACAATCTGTTTTAATTAGAGTAATTTCATTGGGAGAACCAAAAAAAGATAGCGCAGCGACAAAAGTTGCTACAGTTATTACTTTAGGGATAATGACAACAATTTATTTATTAAACGTTAATATGTTTACTCATTTTGGAATAACAAGCATGGTATCTGATCATAATATGAAATTAGTTTATATGCCAAATGTTAAAAATAAAATTAAATTTGCAGCTATATTTCAATCAACTGTTTCATATTTGTTCTTTGCAGCACTTGTAATCTGCGCTGTTTTGGTCAGTAATGGGGATTACCAAGGAATAACAAGCAAAACTGCAAATAATTCCCTAGCTATGACTTATATTGGACAAATGGCTTCAGTTGCTGTAGTTCTTCAATTTTGGCTTTTAACATCTTTAATAGTTGCTGCGATGGTAAATAGATTTACTAAAAAAATTGATTTAGAAAAACAAAAAGGATTTTGACCATGTTCTATAATAAGTTTAATTGCTTTTACAATTGTTGATATTTTTGGATTACTTGTTTTTCTTGTTCCGGATTTAATAAAATCTCGAGAGCTTAAGACTAATTGAGTTGAGTCTGGTGGTTTAATATTCACAATGATATTTATAACTTCAATCTTATTTGTTGTTATAATGTGATTAGTGCAAGAAGAAATTTTCAAAATTAAACCTTTTAAAAATAGTTTTGAAGACTTGGTTGACAAAAACATGAAAGTTAATAACTGAGAAAATTAG
- a CDS encoding HU family DNA-binding protein — protein sequence MSFVKSNQKHKNSWSLFFQLIVIILIIIVFKVTNQLTLGNQEWLEKINQLIIGTNEKWFNGFNILQSIVGPIGFKSFIQFKSVFGTEVALPVLFDMILNWATVLFLILYIQLIFFSIRRENRFNRIISEKDEDFELIEVKQKVEKPVIVQEVKQEPLVEEKPVKLKTKKQKVEKPVIVQEVKQEDTLIANPKKQKVEKQVSAKPAKIKSEKLTKEANVKPISNSSAKTSFETVQVTKKHYEQVSKADILKKLYEVFPNEKKSYMKNTIEVIFKIIGDKINLREEVIINNFGKFISQHKDARQGINPLTGQQLDIEASNTIKFKAAKHLKDEMTKQTWTGLYFVNKQVEMDKTIVDEKVNDFIIEEKTKSTSKPKVEKNQQSAEELLKKYEKNLKEKKPSQLNSKMSTQERAKLDGSDSIEETRSELQKHANSIRKIATEKNLKKSLSDINLRDMTKKEIIVYMHKVKQELSK from the coding sequence ATGTCATTCGTAAAAAGTAATCAAAAACACAAGAACTCATGAAGTTTATTCTTTCAATTAATAGTTATAATTTTAATTATCATAGTTTTTAAAGTAACTAATCAACTTACCTTAGGAAATCAAGAATGATTAGAAAAAATCAATCAACTAATCATAGGAACTAATGAAAAATGATTTAATGGTTTTAACATATTGCAATCAATTGTAGGACCAATTGGTTTTAAATCTTTTATACAATTCAAATCAGTATTTGGTACTGAGGTTGCATTACCAGTATTGTTTGATATGATTTTAAATTGAGCAACAGTTTTGTTTTTAATTTTGTACATTCAATTAATATTTTTCTCAATTAGAAGGGAAAATAGATTTAACAGAATCATTAGTGAAAAAGATGAGGATTTTGAATTAATTGAAGTTAAACAAAAAGTTGAAAAACCAGTTATTGTCCAAGAAGTTAAACAAGAACCTTTAGTTGAAGAAAAACCAGTTAAACTAAAGACAAAAAAACAAAAAGTTGAAAAACCAGTTATTGTCCAAGAAGTTAAACAAGAAGATACACTTATAGCTAATCCAAAAAAACAAAAAGTTGAAAAACAAGTTTCTGCTAAACCAGCAAAAATAAAGTCTGAAAAATTAACAAAAGAAGCTAATGTTAAACCAATTTCAAATTCATCAGCTAAAACATCTTTTGAAACAGTTCAAGTTACAAAAAAACATTATGAACAAGTTTCAAAAGCAGATATTTTAAAAAAACTATATGAAGTTTTCCCTAATGAGAAAAAATCATATATGAAAAATACTATTGAAGTAATTTTTAAAATTATTGGAGATAAAATAAACTTAAGAGAAGAAGTTATTATTAACAATTTCGGAAAGTTTATTTCTCAACATAAAGATGCAAGACAAGGAATTAATCCTTTAACAGGACAACAGCTTGATATAGAAGCGTCAAACACAATTAAGTTTAAAGCAGCAAAACACCTTAAAGATGAAATGACAAAACAAACTTGAACAGGTTTATATTTTGTAAATAAACAAGTTGAAATGGATAAAACTATAGTTGATGAAAAAGTTAATGATTTTATAATTGAAGAAAAAACAAAATCAACATCTAAACCTAAAGTTGAAAAAAATCAGCAATCAGCAGAAGAGTTACTAAAAAAATATGAAAAAAATTTAAAAGAAAAAAAACCTAGTCAATTAAATTCAAAAATGTCAACACAAGAAAGAGCTAAATTAGATGGATCTGATTCAATTGAAGAAACCAGATCTGAATTACAAAAACACGCAAATTCAATTAGAAAAATTGCAACTGAAAAAAACTTAAAAAAAAGTTTAAGTGATATTAACTTGCGCGACATGACTAAAAAAGAAATAATTGTTTATATGCACAAAGTTAAACAAGAACTTTCAAAATAA
- the mnmG gene encoding tRNA uridine-5-carboxymethylaminomethyl(34) synthesis enzyme MnmG encodes MENKYDIIVVGGGHAGVEAALACARLNKKTALINLYENKIAAMPCNPSVGGPAKGIVVREIDALGGEMAKAADATALQTKLLNSSRGPGVWAIRVQSDKDEYSKYMLKIIKNQENLDLISEVVIDLKIEDNTVKGVYLTNKKLIESDVVILTTGTYLKSEILKGEDKYSSGPNDEITTNGISESLKAHDIELFRFKTGTPARVYKNSVDVSKAQKEPGTSKELAFSFSTKNFTKIEDQELCYLIHSTKKTKKIIEDNLHRSAMYSGVIESIGPRYCPSFEDKIVRFSTKETHQIFIEPESKLGDAWYIQGFSTSMPIDVQLLMIRSLPGFEKAEVKSWAYAIEYDCINPMQLKPTLELKNISNLFTAGQINGTSGYEEAAGQGLMAGINAVRKINKSEPLILRRDQAYIGVMIDDLINKGVWEPYRLLTSRAEHRLLLRNDNAENRLKKIGYDIGLINDDEYNNFLIFEKEIKAAIDELKVTRFTPKSDLAIRLGELNQANINHGYSGLELVKIPTVNVKELVPYFDSLKKLSELQLQSLVIETRFEGYINTEKKVVERLIKLEKKQIPDDLKYDLVENLATEARQKLIKVKPINIGQASRITGVNPSDIQMLLFYLKNNYSN; translated from the coding sequence ATGGAAAATAAATATGACATTATTGTTGTTGGTGGTGGGCATGCAGGTGTTGAAGCAGCATTAGCTTGTGCACGACTAAATAAAAAAACAGCTTTAATTAATCTTTACGAAAATAAAATAGCAGCAATGCCATGTAATCCAAGTGTTGGTGGACCGGCAAAAGGAATAGTGGTTCGAGAAATTGATGCTCTTGGTGGTGAGATGGCTAAAGCAGCAGATGCAACAGCCCTTCAAACGAAGTTGCTTAATTCATCAAGAGGGCCTGGTGTTTGAGCAATAAGAGTTCAATCTGATAAAGATGAATATTCTAAATATATGTTAAAAATCATTAAGAACCAAGAAAATCTTGATTTAATATCTGAAGTTGTTATTGATTTAAAAATAGAAGATAACACCGTAAAAGGGGTTTATTTAACAAATAAAAAATTAATTGAATCTGATGTTGTTATTTTAACAACAGGAACATATTTAAAATCAGAAATATTAAAAGGGGAAGATAAATATTCTTCTGGACCAAATGATGAAATTACTACTAATGGCATTTCTGAATCTTTGAAAGCTCATGATATTGAGTTGTTTAGATTTAAAACAGGAACACCTGCAAGAGTTTATAAAAATTCTGTAGATGTATCAAAAGCACAAAAAGAACCGGGAACATCAAAAGAATTAGCATTTAGCTTTTCAACTAAAAATTTTACAAAAATTGAAGACCAAGAATTATGTTATTTAATTCATTCAACAAAAAAAACAAAAAAAATAATAGAAGACAATCTTCACAGGTCAGCTATGTATTCAGGGGTTATAGAATCTATTGGCCCAAGATATTGCCCGAGTTTTGAAGATAAGATAGTAAGGTTTTCAACTAAAGAAACACATCAAATTTTTATTGAACCAGAATCAAAATTGGGTGATGCTTGATATATTCAAGGATTTTCAACATCAATGCCAATTGATGTTCAATTATTAATGATTAGATCTTTACCTGGTTTTGAAAAAGCAGAAGTTAAAAGTTGAGCTTATGCTATTGAGTATGATTGTATAAATCCTATGCAACTAAAACCAACATTAGAACTAAAAAACATTTCAAATCTTTTCACCGCCGGGCAAATAAATGGAACAAGTGGATATGAAGAAGCGGCAGGGCAAGGATTAATGGCTGGTATCAATGCAGTTAGAAAAATTAATAAAAGCGAACCTTTAATTTTAAGAAGAGATCAAGCCTACATTGGGGTTATGATAGATGATTTAATTAATAAAGGTGTTTGAGAACCGTACAGATTATTAACAAGTAGAGCTGAACATAGATTATTATTAAGAAATGATAATGCTGAAAACAGACTTAAAAAAATTGGGTATGATATTGGATTAATCAATGATGATGAATATAATAATTTTTTGATTTTTGAAAAAGAAATAAAAGCTGCAATTGACGAGTTAAAAGTAACGCGATTTACACCCAAATCAGATTTAGCAATTAGACTTGGAGAGTTAAATCAAGCAAATATTAATCATGGATATAGTGGATTAGAACTAGTTAAAATACCAACAGTTAACGTAAAAGAGTTAGTACCATATTTTGATTCACTTAAAAAATTAAGTGAATTGCAACTTCAATCGCTTGTTATAGAAACAAGATTTGAAGGATATATTAACACAGAAAAAAAAGTTGTTGAAAGATTAATAAAGTTAGAAAAAAAGCAAATTCCTGATGATCTTAAGTATGATTTAGTTGAAAATCTAGCTACAGAGGCTAGGCAAAAATTAATAAAAGTAAAACCCATAAATATTGGTCAAGCATCAAGAATTACTGGTGTTAACCCTTCAGATATACAAATGTTACTATTTTACTTAAAAAATAACTATTCAAACTAA
- the ftsH gene encoding ATP-dependent zinc metalloprotease FtsH, which translates to MTNKKSKSTLWAWIIIIAAILIISAIVAVSSEGTTEKINWAQLEKWIIASAPTPNPKDNPVWANVIVYNNAYNTSIVTGLHQITGEDGVARYVKFKAYIQTSNISLEIKTDAGTTVTVGKIWEALQYTGQTWVALLSSLLPMLLMIVVCGSLIYFMMKSSAGAGSASGGIFGMGKNRARAEKSLVKFSDVAGIEEDKSELIELVDYLKNPTKYEEAGARAPKGVLMEGPPGTGKTLLAKAVAGEAGVSFFSIAGSEFEEMFVGVGASRVREMFSDAKKTAPAIIFIDEIDAVGRKRNGNIGGAGSEQTLNQLLVEMDGFGTNSGIIVMAATNRADVLDPALLRPGRFDRVIQVTLPDIKERKSILELHAKGKKIDKTVDWYRVAERTPGFSGAQLENVLNEAAILMVRENKNIISIVEIDEAIDRVVGGPAKKSRAMTKLDKDIVSYHESGHALIGLKLDSASKVQKVTIIPRGNAGGYTIMTPKDETVFSSKKDLLANIAGYLGGRAAEEIKFGKDNVTTGAHDDLDKATNIARRMVVQFGMSSLGMTKFLTMAEESYGKIEGTYSDETAARIDAEISKILEESYIISLKVIKENMDTLELLAESLRVLETITAEQIDYIHKNKKLPPEVVEQKAKLTPEEPVLEIKVEESKEDAE; encoded by the coding sequence ATGACTAACAAAAAATCAAAATCAACACTGTGAGCATGAATTATAATTATCGCAGCAATATTAATAATATCTGCAATAGTGGCTGTTTCAAGTGAAGGAACAACAGAAAAAATAAATTGAGCGCAATTAGAAAAATGAATCATAGCTTCTGCTCCAACGCCTAACCCTAAAGATAACCCAGTTTGAGCAAATGTTATTGTTTATAATAATGCATACAATACTTCAATTGTTACTGGTCTTCATCAAATAACAGGAGAAGATGGTGTTGCTAGATATGTTAAATTTAAAGCATATATACAAACAAGTAACATTTCATTAGAAATAAAAACTGATGCCGGAACAACTGTTACTGTTGGTAAAATATGAGAGGCTTTGCAATACACAGGACAAACTTGAGTAGCATTGTTATCTTCATTATTGCCAATGTTATTAATGATAGTTGTTTGTGGTAGTTTAATTTACTTTATGATGAAAAGCTCTGCTGGAGCAGGTTCTGCATCGGGTGGTATATTTGGTATGGGAAAAAACAGAGCTCGTGCTGAAAAATCATTAGTTAAATTTTCAGATGTTGCTGGAATAGAAGAAGATAAATCCGAGTTAATTGAATTAGTTGATTACTTAAAAAATCCAACAAAATATGAAGAAGCTGGAGCAAGAGCCCCAAAAGGTGTTCTTATGGAAGGTCCACCAGGAACTGGTAAAACACTTTTAGCTAAAGCTGTTGCTGGTGAAGCTGGAGTTTCCTTCTTTTCAATAGCTGGTTCAGAATTTGAAGAAATGTTTGTTGGAGTTGGAGCAAGTCGTGTTCGTGAAATGTTTAGTGATGCAAAAAAAACCGCACCTGCCATTATTTTTATTGATGAAATTGATGCTGTTGGTAGAAAAAGAAATGGAAATATCGGTGGTGCTGGAAGTGAACAAACTCTTAACCAACTATTAGTTGAAATGGATGGTTTTGGAACTAACTCAGGAATTATTGTTATGGCTGCAACAAACCGTGCAGACGTATTAGATCCAGCATTATTAAGGCCAGGTCGTTTTGATAGAGTTATTCAAGTTACTTTACCAGATATTAAAGAACGTAAATCAATTTTAGAATTGCATGCAAAAGGCAAAAAAATTGACAAAACAGTTGATTGATATAGAGTTGCTGAAAGAACTCCTGGGTTTTCTGGGGCACAACTTGAAAACGTTTTAAATGAAGCAGCAATATTAATGGTTAGAGAAAACAAAAACATTATTAGTATTGTTGAAATTGATGAAGCCATTGATCGTGTAGTTGGTGGACCGGCTAAAAAATCAAGAGCCATGACAAAACTTGATAAAGATATTGTTTCTTATCACGAATCTGGGCATGCATTAATTGGTTTAAAATTAGATAGTGCATCTAAGGTGCAAAAGGTAACTATCATTCCACGTGGTAATGCTGGTGGGTATACAATTATGACTCCAAAAGATGAAACAGTATTTTCATCTAAAAAAGATTTATTAGCAAATATTGCTGGGTATCTTGGTGGTCGCGCTGCTGAAGAAATTAAGTTTGGTAAAGACAATGTAACAACAGGTGCTCATGATGATTTAGATAAAGCTACAAACATTGCAAGAAGAATGGTTGTTCAATTTGGTATGTCTTCATTGGGTATGACTAAATTCTTGACAATGGCTGAAGAGTCATATGGTAAGATTGAAGGAACATATTCAGATGAAACTGCGGCTAGAATTGATGCTGAAATTTCTAAAATTTTAGAAGAGTCATACATAATATCTTTAAAAGTTATCAAAGAAAACATGGATACTTTAGAATTACTTGCTGAATCATTAAGAGTTCTTGAAACAATAACTGCAGAACAAATTGATTACATTCACAAAAATAAAAAATTACCTCCAGAAGTTGTTGAGCAAAAAGCAAAACTTACTCCTGAAGAACCTGTTTTAGAAATTAAAGTTGAAGAATCTAAAGAAGATGCTGAATAA
- the tilS gene encoding tRNA lysidine(34) synthetase TilS translates to MKLDKNKKYIIGVSGGPDSMYLLEFLKKEQIKNVIVCHVNYHYRKESNYDQKIVEDYCAINDLKLKVLNVDQDYKKLNSNFESWAREVRYNFFLKIAKENNFENLLLGHNLNDSIETFIMQKQRNNLVSFFGIKKISKNKILDVYRPLLNVKKSEILKFLNENKIKYALDDTNNDEKYKRNKIRKSLNENDFELIVNEINFKNLELNKIMNKVDSFIKSNIDKESLNLNQNLQTSELDFIQRCIFEWLKRIKKDFLIYNRSNKTLNEIAKKIKLSNKAFWEIQIENFIIFKDYNKLKIINKNLKTKKTVKINSEEDFKKIIFFINYKEIVGVIKRDGLLFPYVVTNDYNYYKTRTKVGNKKTNRFFIDKKINNYNRIAKAVVFSTKDYKILNKIK, encoded by the coding sequence ATGAAATTAGATAAAAATAAAAAATATATTATTGGTGTTTCTGGTGGCCCTGATAGCATGTATCTTTTAGAATTTTTAAAAAAAGAACAAATAAAAAATGTAATAGTTTGTCACGTTAATTATCATTATCGTAAAGAATCAAATTATGATCAAAAAATTGTAGAAGACTACTGTGCTATAAATGATTTAAAGTTAAAAGTTTTAAACGTAGATCAAGATTACAAAAAGTTAAATAGCAATTTTGAATCTTGAGCAAGAGAAGTAAGGTATAACTTTTTTTTAAAAATAGCAAAAGAAAATAATTTTGAAAATTTGTTGTTGGGTCACAATTTAAATGATTCAATAGAAACATTTATAATGCAAAAACAAAGAAACAATCTTGTTTCATTTTTTGGAATAAAAAAAATATCAAAAAATAAAATTCTTGATGTATATAGACCTTTATTAAATGTAAAAAAAAGTGAAATACTAAAATTTTTGAATGAAAATAAAATCAAGTATGCTTTAGATGATACAAATAATGATGAAAAATACAAAAGAAACAAAATTAGAAAATCTTTAAATGAAAACGATTTTGAATTAATTGTAAATGAAATTAATTTTAAAAATTTAGAACTAAATAAAATTATGAATAAAGTTGATTCATTTATTAAAAGTAATATTGACAAAGAAAGTCTCAACTTAAATCAAAATTTACAAACAAGCGAATTAGATTTTATTCAAAGATGTATTTTTGAGTGATTAAAAAGAATAAAAAAAGATTTTTTAATCTACAATAGATCAAACAAAACTTTAAATGAAATTGCTAAAAAAATAAAATTATCAAATAAAGCTTTTTGAGAAATACAAATAGAAAATTTTATTATTTTTAAAGACTATAATAAATTAAAAATAATAAACAAAAATTTAAAAACAAAAAAAACAGTTAAAATAAATAGTGAAGAAGATTTTAAAAAAATAATTTTTTTTATAAACTATAAAGAAATTGTGGGTGTGATAAAAAGAGATGGTTTGTTGTTTCCATATGTTGTTACAAACGATTATAATTACTATAAGACAAGAACTAAAGTTGGAAATAAAAAAACAAATAGATTTTTTATTGATAAAAAAATTAATAATTACAACAGAATAGCAAAAGCAGTTGTTTTTAGTACAAAAGATTACAAAATCTTAAATAAAATTAAGTAG
- a CDS encoding tRNA1(Val) (adenine(37)-N6)-methyltransferase: MKVLNNLLDYKNRKIFQDTEMFNFTLDSVLISRFIKLNNKRKKIVDFGTNNAVIPLIISKYTDAKIYGVEIQSVAARIAEENITINSLKNQIKIINKDIKVFAKENANQFDMVICNPPFFKKHEESKTKKISQEVVNARHETLITLEEIIQSAKLILKNGGSLTLVHRPERTGEIINLLYKYSFFPKRMQFVYSKKNGVAKTMLIDAILEGNEGMEILEPIISHNDDESYTNQLLKLFKD, from the coding sequence GTGAAGGTTTTAAATAATTTATTAGATTACAAAAACAGAAAAATTTTTCAAGATACTGAAATGTTTAATTTTACTCTTGATAGTGTTTTGATATCAAGATTTATAAAACTAAATAATAAAAGAAAGAAAATAGTAGACTTTGGAACTAACAACGCTGTTATTCCTTTAATAATAAGTAAATATACTGATGCTAAAATTTATGGAGTAGAGATTCAAAGTGTTGCTGCAAGGATTGCAGAAGAAAATATAACAATTAATAGTTTAAAAAATCAAATTAAAATAATTAATAAAGATATTAAGGTTTTTGCAAAAGAAAACGCAAATCAATTTGATATGGTTATTTGCAACCCTCCATTTTTTAAAAAACATGAAGAATCAAAAACTAAAAAAATTAGTCAGGAAGTTGTTAATGCTCGTCATGAAACACTAATAACACTTGAAGAAATTATTCAAAGTGCTAAACTCATTTTAAAAAATGGTGGATCTTTAACACTGGTTCACAGGCCAGAAAGAACTGGTGAAATAATTAATTTATTATATAAATACTCATTTTTTCCAAAAAGAATGCAATTTGTTTATTCTAAAAAGAATGGAGTGGCTAAAACAATGTTAATTGATGCTATTTTAGAGGGTAATGAAGGTATGGAGATACTTGAACCAATAATTTCACACAATGATGATGAGTCTTATACGAACCAGTTACTAAAGTTGTTTAAGGATTAA
- a CDS encoding DNA polymerase III subunit delta codes for MKKIEIKNNLAKLIKENRMFHSIILSGKNYAEVITVSNDLARMFFCEKTNIDNDKCNACKRFLSNNIIDYLKIGDGNLPITKVQVQEIISRFSLTSVEKFNKKVYVIDCAENLKNDAANSLLKFLEEPPKNTFSILLTKNKTDILPTIRSRCNLINVENEKIIDCKNNILVDMLYKNKEDILISNIDIKKIEKSELIKLSEDAYEIIKEKFPLNTNLFEVWLEFILDLKFSISKNISIDNWLINVTEVI; via the coding sequence ATGAAAAAAATAGAGATTAAAAACAACTTAGCAAAATTAATAAAAGAAAACAGAATGTTTCATTCTATAATTTTGTCAGGAAAAAATTATGCTGAAGTTATAACAGTCTCTAATGATCTGGCAAGAATGTTTTTTTGTGAAAAAACAAACATTGATAATGATAAGTGCAATGCTTGCAAAAGATTTTTATCAAATAATATAATTGATTATTTAAAAATAGGTGATGGTAATTTACCAATTACAAAAGTGCAAGTACAAGAAATTATTTCAAGATTTTCGCTTACTTCAGTTGAAAAATTTAATAAAAAAGTTTATGTTATTGATTGTGCTGAAAACCTTAAAAATGATGCTGCTAACTCTTTACTTAAATTTTTAGAAGAACCACCAAAAAACACATTTTCAATATTGCTAACAAAAAATAAAACAGATATTTTGCCAACAATAAGATCTAGATGTAATCTCATAAATGTAGAAAACGAAAAGATAATAGATTGTAAAAACAATATATTAGTAGATATGCTTTATAAAAATAAAGAAGATATACTAATATCTAATATTGATATTAAGAAAATTGAAAAAAGCGAACTAATTAAACTATCAGAAGACGCTTATGAAATAATAAAAGAAAAATTTCCTTTAAACACAAATTTATTTGAAGTTTGATTAGAGTTTATTTTGGATTTAAAATTTTCTATTTCAAAAAATATAAGCATAGATAATTGGTTAATAAATGTTACAGAGGTGATCTAA
- the tmk gene encoding dTMP kinase, giving the protein MFITLEGMDGSGKTTVIQRLKKDLEAQGYSVVLTREPGGLEICEKIRTILLDKDDNKMESWTETLLFIAARKEHLEKLIKPELEKGNIVISDRFLDSTTAYQGGARNLGVDRIQSLQEEVLGDCLPNLTLYFKLSFEEAEKRISKRLQDKNRLDEETQLFKEKVKEAFEKIVIQNPERVKVVDASLDENGVYESSIKIIREELSKWKK; this is encoded by the coding sequence ATGTTTATAACTTTAGAAGGAATGGATGGTAGTGGCAAAACAACTGTTATTCAAAGATTAAAAAAAGACTTAGAAGCACAAGGATATTCTGTTGTTTTAACTAGAGAACCTGGCGGACTTGAAATTTGTGAAAAAATCAGAACAATACTACTTGATAAAGATGACAACAAAATGGAGTCATGAACCGAAACTCTTTTATTTATAGCTGCTAGAAAAGAGCACCTTGAAAAGTTAATTAAACCCGAACTTGAAAAAGGTAATATTGTTATTTCTGACAGATTTTTAGATTCAACAACTGCTTATCAAGGAGGGGCTAGAAATTTAGGGGTTGATAGAATTCAATCACTCCAAGAAGAAGTACTCGGTGATTGTTTGCCAAATCTAACTTTATATTTTAAACTTTCTTTTGAAGAAGCTGAGAAAAGAATTTCAAAAAGACTACAAGATAAAAATAGATTAGACGAAGAAACACAGTTATTTAAAGAAAAAGTTAAAGAAGCATTTGAAAAAATTGTTATTCAAAACCCTGAAAGAGTTAAAGTTGTTGATGCTTCGCTTGATGAAAATGGTGTTTATGAAAGTTCAATCAAAATAATAAGAGAAGAATTAAGTAAATGAAAAAAATAG